In Dehalococcoidia bacterium, one DNA window encodes the following:
- a CDS encoding CoA transferase, producing MAGALSDIRVLDVSTEVAGPYCARLLGDFGADVIKVEPLGGDPGRRLDPLVDGVDEPDRSAFFAFLNANKRGICLNLDTLQGQAMFRALARQADIVVESFPPGYLDERRVGYDLLDAARPGIILTSITPFGQTGPWRDREGADITAFALSGWADINARAGGPPLKGSGHQASFVAAVAAFLGTLAALIHRDRTGEGDHVDVSTLEALTEIFGPRFLAAQHGATADRPMSPGVTDFMAGPVPCRDGYFSLTLSRAHFWRDAMNELGLSELATDEHFWSRQANRADLARKVEPAIAQRGKYELFERLSTLRVVSGMVLTTKELYENPHVRDRGFFVEVEQPGIGRVEMPGAPFKMGATPASYRRPAPRLGEHTDEVLAEMLALTADDIEGLRHAGDIA from the coding sequence ATGGCCGGCGCCCTCTCTGACATCCGCGTTCTGGACGTGTCCACGGAGGTCGCGGGACCTTACTGCGCCCGCCTCCTCGGGGACTTCGGCGCGGACGTCATTAAGGTCGAGCCACTGGGAGGCGACCCTGGCCGCCGCCTCGACCCTCTCGTCGACGGCGTGGACGAGCCTGACCGCAGCGCTTTCTTCGCCTTCCTCAATGCCAACAAGCGCGGCATCTGCCTGAACCTCGACACCCTCCAGGGCCAGGCGATGTTCCGCGCCCTTGCCCGGCAGGCGGATATCGTGGTGGAGAGCTTCCCGCCCGGCTATCTGGACGAACGGCGGGTGGGTTACGACCTGCTGGATGCTGCCCGGCCGGGCATCATCCTCACGTCGATCACGCCCTTCGGCCAGACCGGGCCCTGGCGCGACCGCGAGGGCGCGGACATCACCGCATTCGCGCTCTCCGGCTGGGCCGACATCAACGCCAGGGCCGGCGGCCCGCCGCTGAAGGGCTCCGGCCACCAGGCCTCCTTCGTGGCTGCCGTCGCGGCGTTCCTCGGCACGCTCGCCGCCCTCATCCACCGCGACCGCACCGGCGAGGGCGACCATGTCGACGTATCGACGCTGGAGGCGCTGACGGAGATCTTCGGCCCCCGCTTCCTGGCTGCCCAGCACGGGGCAACCGCCGACCGGCCTATGTCCCCCGGGGTGACCGACTTCATGGCCGGCCCCGTCCCTTGCCGCGATGGCTACTTCTCGCTCACCCTGAGCCGCGCCCACTTCTGGCGCGACGCGATGAACGAGCTCGGCCTCTCCGAACTCGCGACCGACGAGCACTTCTGGAGCCGGCAGGCCAACCGCGCCGACCTGGCCCGAAAGGTCGAGCCGGCGATCGCGCAGCGCGGCAAGTATGAACTCTTCGAGCGCCTCTCGACGCTGCGCGTGGTCTCGGGAATGGTGCTGACCACGAAGGAGCTCTATGAAAACCCGCACGTGCGCGACCGCGGCTTCTTCGTGGAAGTGGAGCAGCCGGGCATCGGCAGGGTGGAGATGCCGGGCGCGCCCTTCAAGATGGGCGCCACTCCTGCTTCCTACCGCCGCCCGGCGCCGCGGCTGGGTGAGCACACGGACGAGGTGCTGGCCGAAATGCTGGCGTTGACGGCGGACGACATCGAAGGGCTGCGGCACGCGGGAGACATCGCATGA
- a CDS encoding CoA transferase, with protein MTRDAVADALALADSPYPVPGAHQGPLAGVRCIVLTQAWAGTFCTELLGLLGAEVVQIETRQRLDSWRGGSYRAQVPAGLRDRPNARHGWNTNALYNSVNLNKYCLTLNLADPRGLEIFKRLVPFSDVIAENFSPRVMPNFGLDYESLRKIKPDVILISLSAYGATGPYANIPGIGGTIEPMSGMSWLLGYEDGPPQNSGQMYPDPVAGYYGAAAALLALRHRDRTGDGQYIDLSMQEANMTFIADALMEYATKGVVRGRMGNRHLSLAPHNMYRCRDGQWVAVAVRGEPEWQRFCAALGRPDWATDPRFADNRARKANERALDAEVEAVASTLEADEFERRLVEAKVAAGKVLNAEGVRRNEQLRARGFIVELDHPETGRLEYVGVPVRFARAPGAATLPAPTLGQHSWQVLSTLLGMPRDEYERLVADGVTGSGPPPGAEEE; from the coding sequence ATGACGCGGGACGCGGTCGCCGACGCCCTTGCCCTCGCGGACAGCCCCTACCCGGTGCCCGGCGCGCACCAGGGCCCGCTGGCAGGCGTGCGCTGCATCGTCCTTACCCAGGCCTGGGCCGGCACGTTTTGCACGGAGCTCCTTGGCCTGCTGGGCGCGGAGGTGGTCCAGATCGAGACGCGCCAGCGCCTCGACTCCTGGCGCGGCGGCAGCTACCGGGCGCAGGTCCCCGCCGGCCTGCGCGATCGTCCGAACGCGCGTCACGGCTGGAACACGAACGCGCTCTACAACTCCGTCAACCTCAACAAGTACTGCCTCACCCTGAACCTCGCCGACCCGCGCGGCCTCGAAATCTTCAAGCGCCTGGTGCCCTTCTCAGACGTCATTGCGGAGAACTTCAGCCCGCGCGTCATGCCCAACTTCGGTCTCGACTACGAATCGCTACGCAAGATCAAGCCGGACGTCATCCTGATCAGCCTCTCCGCTTATGGCGCCACGGGGCCTTACGCGAACATCCCCGGCATCGGCGGCACGATCGAGCCCATGTCCGGCATGTCCTGGCTGCTCGGTTATGAGGACGGTCCGCCGCAGAACTCCGGCCAGATGTACCCTGACCCCGTAGCCGGCTACTACGGCGCCGCCGCTGCCTTGCTCGCGCTGCGCCACCGCGACCGCACTGGCGATGGGCAGTACATCGACCTCTCGATGCAGGAAGCGAACATGACCTTCATCGCCGATGCCCTCATGGAGTACGCGACCAAGGGCGTCGTCCGCGGCCGCATGGGCAACCGACACCTCTCCCTGGCTCCTCACAACATGTACCGCTGCCGCGACGGCCAATGGGTCGCCGTCGCCGTCCGGGGAGAACCCGAGTGGCAGCGCTTCTGCGCGGCGCTGGGGCGCCCAGACTGGGCCACGGACCCACGCTTCGCCGACAACCGGGCACGCAAGGCCAACGAAAGAGCCCTGGACGCCGAGGTCGAGGCCGTGGCCTCGACCCTCGAGGCGGACGAATTCGAGCGCCGGCTGGTCGAGGCAAAAGTCGCCGCTGGCAAGGTGCTCAACGCGGAGGGTGTCCGCCGAAACGAGCAGTTGCGCGCACGCGGCTTCATCGTCGAGCTAGACCACCCCGAGACCGGGCGCCTGGAATACGTTGGCGTGCCCGTCCGCTTCGCTCGCGCGCCCGGGGCGGCCACGCTGCCG